One Glycine max cultivar Williams 82 chromosome 3, Glycine_max_v4.0, whole genome shotgun sequence DNA window includes the following coding sequences:
- the LOC102662923 gene encoding uncharacterized protein, translating into MPFGEALQQIPLYSKFLKDMLTRKNRYIYQENIVVEGNCSAVIQRILPPKHKDPGSVTIPCSIGKVTVGKTLIDLGASINLIPLSMCRRLGELEIKPMRMNLRLVDRSITRPYGIIEDVLIRVKHMVFPADFVVMDLEKDHEVPVILGRPFMSTASCIIGMGRKTLEMGFEDQKINFDLFEENKSVPEHNVCL; encoded by the coding sequence ATGCCTTTTGGGGAAGCTTTGCAACAAATACCACTCTACTCAAAGTTTCTGAAAGATATGTTGACGAGGAAAAATAGATACATCTACCAGGAGAATATTGTTGTGGAAGGCAACTGCAGTGCTGTAATACAGAGAATTCTTCCACCAAAACATAAGGACCCTGGAAGTGttactattccttgttcaatcgGTAAAGTCACTGTGGGGAAAACCCTCATTGATTTGGGAGCCAGTATCAACCTAATACCGCTCTCCATGTGTAGaaggttgggagagttggaaatcaAGCCCATGAGAATGAATTTACGACTTGTTGACCGATCCATCACAAGACCTTACGGGATAATTGAGGATGTTCTGATAAGAGTGAAACATATGGTCTTTCCAGCTGATTTTGTGGTCATGGATCTGGAGAAAGACCATGAGGTTCCAGTCATTTTGGGACGTCCCTTTATGTCAACTGCAAGCTGCATAATTGGTATGGGAAGAAAGACACTAGAGAtgggttttgaagatcagaagatcaattttgatctttttgaaGAAAACAAGTCGGTGCCAGAGCATAATGTTTGCTTGTAG